The following proteins come from a genomic window of Micromonospora zamorensis:
- a CDS encoding acyl-CoA dehydrogenase family protein, giving the protein MTFDLTPEQDQLRDAVRALGRRYGHGYFVEKAKSGEHTTELWADAGRLGYLGVNIPTEYGGGGGGITELAIVCEELAAVGCPLLLLVVSPAIAATVLSRHGTEEQRKRHLPGLADGSQKIVFAITEPEAGSNFHRLGTVARRDGDGWVLNGRKCYISGVDEADHVLVVARTEDSSTGKLKPALFLVPTDAAGLTRSKLDMEILSPENQFLLYLDDVRVPADALLGESLDAGLPALFAGLNPERITVAAMGAGTGRYAIERASEYTATRKVWGGRSIGSHQGVSHPLAHAAVQVELARLMIQKAATLYDAGRDLEAGVAGNMAKYAAGEAAALAVDTAVQVLGGAGMTTEYGVATLLGAVRAGRIAPVSREMILNFVAQHVLGQDKSY; this is encoded by the coding sequence ATGACCTTCGACCTCACCCCCGAGCAGGACCAGTTGCGCGACGCCGTGCGGGCGTTGGGCCGTCGTTACGGCCACGGCTACTTCGTCGAGAAGGCGAAGTCCGGCGAACACACCACCGAGCTCTGGGCCGACGCCGGACGGCTCGGTTACCTGGGCGTCAACATCCCCACCGAGTACGGCGGCGGGGGCGGTGGCATCACCGAGCTGGCGATCGTCTGCGAGGAGTTGGCGGCGGTCGGCTGTCCGTTGCTGCTGCTGGTGGTCTCCCCCGCGATCGCGGCCACCGTGCTGAGCCGGCACGGCACCGAGGAACAGCGCAAACGGCACCTGCCCGGCCTCGCCGACGGCTCCCAGAAGATCGTCTTCGCGATCACCGAGCCGGAGGCCGGTTCCAACTTCCACCGCCTCGGCACTGTGGCCCGCCGCGACGGTGACGGCTGGGTGCTCAACGGCCGCAAGTGCTACATCTCCGGCGTCGACGAGGCGGATCACGTCCTGGTGGTGGCCCGGACCGAGGACTCCTCCACCGGCAAGCTCAAGCCGGCGCTGTTCCTCGTGCCGACCGACGCGGCCGGGCTGACCCGGTCCAAGTTGGACATGGAGATCCTGTCTCCGGAGAACCAGTTCCTGCTCTACCTGGACGACGTCCGGGTCCCCGCCGACGCACTGCTCGGTGAGTCGCTGGACGCCGGGCTGCCGGCGCTCTTCGCCGGGCTCAACCCGGAGCGGATCACAGTGGCCGCGATGGGGGCCGGCACCGGCCGGTACGCCATCGAACGGGCCAGCGAGTACACCGCCACCCGCAAGGTCTGGGGTGGTCGGAGCATCGGCTCCCACCAGGGGGTGTCGCACCCGTTGGCGCACGCGGCGGTGCAGGTGGAGCTTGCCCGCCTGATGATCCAGAAGGCTGCCACCCTGTACGACGCCGGCCGTGACCTGGAGGCCGGGGTGGCTGGCAACATGGCGAAGTACGCGGCCGGGGAGGCCGCCGCGCTCGCCGTGGACACCGCCGTCCAGGTGCTCGGCGGGGCTGGCATGACCACCGAGTACGGGGTGGCGACCCTGCTCGGCGCGGTGCGGGCCGGCCGGATCGCCCCGGTCAGTCGGGAGATGATCCTCAACTTCGTGGCGCAACACGTCCTGGGCCAGGACAAGTCGTACTGA
- a CDS encoding transporter substrate-binding domain-containing protein — protein MNAGSSQSRLRSVASTLAVALTLTLAAAAGCDSRREPDLPSVQEKMRETHIYGQSKLRIGVATNEPLMGELRNGQHVGFDVEIAKYIAASLGYEGDQRLEFVPVATEERIPALQGGTVDLVVSSFSITEERKKVVSFAGPYFVTTQEVMVPTRLRGKISTIEDLRNPDYKICTSGGSTSEAELGGHQVKALVVKTVGDCVAGIRAGRYDAVSSDETILAGFLARHPKEFEIVDMPFGTSELLGVGVPIGDPALRDLVAFFLQKSYQQGRDEQASPWQTSYNRTLGPWLKAEKRQPQPLEVPKLVDFDDKAPTK, from the coding sequence ATGAACGCAGGCAGTTCGCAGTCCCGGCTCCGCTCGGTCGCGTCGACGCTGGCGGTGGCCCTCACGCTCACCCTTGCCGCCGCCGCTGGGTGCGACAGCCGGCGGGAACCGGACCTGCCCTCGGTGCAGGAGAAGATGCGCGAGACGCACATCTACGGTCAGTCGAAGTTGCGCATCGGCGTCGCCACGAACGAGCCGCTGATGGGTGAGCTGCGCAACGGGCAGCACGTCGGGTTCGACGTCGAGATCGCCAAATACATAGCGGCCTCCCTCGGCTACGAGGGGGACCAGCGGCTGGAGTTCGTTCCGGTGGCCACCGAGGAGCGGATCCCCGCGTTGCAGGGCGGCACTGTCGACCTCGTGGTGTCCAGCTTCTCCATCACCGAGGAGCGTAAGAAGGTGGTGAGCTTCGCCGGGCCGTACTTTGTCACCACGCAGGAGGTGATGGTGCCGACGCGGCTGAGAGGCAAGATCAGCACCATCGAGGACCTCCGTAACCCGGACTACAAGATCTGCACCAGTGGCGGCTCCACCTCCGAGGCCGAGCTGGGAGGTCACCAGGTCAAGGCCCTGGTCGTGAAGACCGTCGGTGACTGCGTCGCCGGCATCCGGGCGGGCCGCTACGACGCGGTCAGCTCCGACGAGACGATCCTCGCCGGCTTCCTGGCGCGCCACCCGAAGGAGTTCGAGATCGTCGACATGCCGTTCGGCACCAGCGAGCTGCTGGGCGTCGGCGTGCCGATCGGTGACCCGGCACTGCGCGACCTGGTCGCGTTCTTCCTGCAGAAGAGCTACCAGCAGGGGCGCGACGAGCAGGCGAGCCCGTGGCAGACCTCGTACAACCGGACGCTGGGTCCGTGGCTCAAGGCCGAGAAGCGCCAGCCGCAGCCGCTGGAGGTGCCGAAGCTGGTCGACTTCGACGACAAGGCGCCCACGAAGTGA
- a CDS encoding serine/threonine-protein kinase: MTDTPTGGLRVPIVPGLTDLRVFARGGYATVYQATQISVGREVAVKVENRTLDSERDQARFLREARAAGRMSSHPHVVDLFDVGVTVDQHPYLIMELCDGSYAERMRTSPLGPVEARDLGIKIADALAHSHGAGVLHRDVKPANILHSHFNSAVLADFGLAVLAEHRDASVTLEVLTPAYAPPEMFSHSPPSPAVDVYALCATLYAVMHGRPPRWQSERNPSLVTVLELFNQPLPALPGVPDELIDVLRLGMANDPAARPSALELHDLLANLPLGSPSAPVSGAPVSGGVTLSGPYAASQPVPRPPIEDTQQVVTGGRRWRRWFLGGAGVLALAASATAGAWVADRAPSPTPSPSVTQVAAPATGPLPGCVTGAGSPTALPEGARCLPELECFGPVRIRGSRAEAVRLPCAGRHTWETYAEGILPVALVGADYDEVVAAAPVRQVCSATTFRLTTGIAEPSGWHLEVLPPVDGSIDRTYRCLAGRGVDALAAPTLTGRR; this comes from the coding sequence GTGACCGACACCCCGACCGGCGGCTTGCGAGTTCCGATCGTGCCCGGTCTGACGGATTTGCGGGTCTTTGCCCGAGGCGGCTACGCGACCGTCTACCAGGCCACCCAGATCTCGGTGGGTCGCGAGGTCGCCGTCAAGGTAGAAAACCGGACGCTGGACAGCGAGCGGGATCAGGCCCGTTTCCTGCGCGAGGCGCGGGCTGCCGGCCGGATGTCGTCACACCCGCACGTGGTGGACCTCTTCGACGTCGGGGTCACCGTCGACCAGCACCCCTACCTGATCATGGAACTCTGCGACGGCTCGTACGCCGAACGGATGCGTACGTCGCCGCTGGGCCCGGTGGAGGCCCGTGACCTCGGCATCAAGATCGCCGACGCGCTGGCCCACTCGCACGGGGCCGGAGTGCTGCACCGCGACGTCAAGCCCGCCAACATCCTCCACTCGCACTTCAACTCGGCAGTGCTCGCCGACTTCGGGCTGGCCGTGCTCGCCGAGCACCGGGACGCCTCGGTCACCCTGGAGGTGCTCACCCCGGCGTACGCGCCACCGGAGATGTTCAGCCACAGCCCGCCGTCGCCGGCCGTCGACGTGTACGCGCTCTGCGCCACCCTCTACGCGGTGATGCACGGCCGGCCGCCCCGCTGGCAGTCCGAGCGCAACCCCAGCCTGGTCACCGTGCTGGAGTTGTTCAACCAGCCGCTTCCCGCCCTGCCGGGCGTACCGGACGAGCTGATCGACGTCCTGCGCCTCGGCATGGCCAACGACCCGGCCGCGCGTCCCTCCGCCCTCGAACTGCACGACCTGCTCGCCAACCTGCCCCTCGGCTCACCGTCGGCCCCGGTCAGCGGTGCCCCGGTCAGCGGCGGCGTGACCCTCTCCGGCCCGTACGCGGCCAGTCAGCCGGTGCCCCGCCCGCCCATTGAGGACACTCAGCAGGTGGTGACCGGCGGCCGGCGCTGGCGGCGCTGGTTCCTCGGCGGCGCGGGAGTGCTGGCGCTCGCCGCTTCCGCCACCGCCGGGGCCTGGGTCGCCGACCGGGCGCCATCACCCACCCCGAGCCCGTCGGTCACCCAGGTCGCCGCCCCGGCCACCGGCCCGCTGCCCGGCTGCGTGACCGGCGCCGGCTCGCCGACCGCCCTGCCCGAGGGCGCCCGCTGCCTGCCCGAGCTGGAGTGCTTCGGCCCGGTGCGGATCCGCGGCAGCCGCGCCGAGGCAGTCCGGCTTCCCTGCGCCGGCCGGCACACCTGGGAGACGTACGCCGAGGGGATTTTGCCGGTGGCGCTGGTCGGTGCCGACTACGACGAGGTGGTCGCCGCTGCCCCGGTCCGGCAGGTGTGCAGCGCCACGACGTTCCGTTTGACCACCGGGATCGCCGAGCCGAGCGGCTGGCACCTGGAGGTGCTACCGCCGGTCGACGGCAGCATCGACCGGACGTACCGGTGCCTGGCCGGGCGGGGCGTGGACGCGCTCGCCGCGCCCACCCTCACCGGCCGCCGCTGA
- a CDS encoding MBL fold metallo-hydrolase gives MSGHVTAPAAALADELPTWVTLLRAPNPGPMTLDGTNTWVLRAPSAEQAVVVDPGPADEGHLTRIAEHGPIGLVLITHGHPDHTEGSARLSELLGGVHVLAVDPAHTIGGEPLTEPGERLGGFGLEISLLGTPGHTADSVCFLVGHGDERVVFTGDTILGRGTTVVAHPDGHLGDYLTSLELLSAYRGIPALPGHGPALADCAAAADFYLAHRRARLDQVRAAVAAGARTPADVVAAVYADVDRSLWWAAEWSVRAQLEYLGVGIGESAPGVSGLEHM, from the coding sequence ATGAGCGGGCACGTGACGGCACCGGCTGCGGCGCTGGCCGACGAGCTGCCGACCTGGGTGACACTGCTGCGTGCACCGAACCCGGGGCCGATGACCCTCGACGGCACCAACACCTGGGTTCTGCGCGCCCCGTCGGCCGAGCAGGCCGTCGTGGTCGACCCGGGGCCGGCGGACGAGGGACACCTGACCCGGATCGCCGAGCACGGCCCGATCGGGCTGGTCCTGATCACCCACGGCCACCCCGACCACACCGAGGGCTCCGCCCGGCTGAGCGAACTGCTCGGCGGCGTGCACGTCCTCGCTGTCGACCCGGCGCACACCATCGGCGGCGAGCCACTGACCGAACCGGGCGAACGCCTCGGCGGTTTCGGCCTGGAGATCAGCCTGCTGGGCACTCCAGGGCACACCGCCGACTCGGTCTGCTTCCTGGTCGGGCACGGTGACGAGCGGGTGGTGTTCACCGGCGACACCATTCTCGGCAGGGGCACCACCGTGGTCGCCCATCCGGACGGGCACCTCGGTGACTACCTGACCAGCCTGGAGCTGCTGTCCGCGTACCGGGGGATCCCGGCGTTGCCCGGGCACGGCCCGGCGCTGGCCGACTGCGCCGCCGCCGCCGACTTCTACCTCGCGCACCGTCGCGCCCGGCTCGACCAGGTCCGGGCGGCGGTCGCGGCCGGCGCCCGCACGCCCGCCGACGTGGTGGCGGCGGTCTACGCGGACGTGGACCGCTCGCTCTGGTGGGCGGCCGAGTGGTCGGTCCGTGCGCAGCTTGAGTATCTGGGTGTCGGCATCGGGGAATCTGCGCCGGGGGTCAGTGGGTTGGAGCACATGTGA
- a CDS encoding RidA family protein, with translation MSNGPHAKLAELGFELPEVVPPVASYVPAVQSGQHVYVSGQLPIAEGKLLATGKVGAGISAEQAKDLAQRCALNALAAVDSLVGLENVVKVVKVTGFVASAPGFTGQPAVINGASDLFGTVFGEAGRHARSAVGVAELPLDAPVEIELIVEVA, from the coding sequence GTGAGCAACGGTCCGCACGCGAAACTCGCCGAGCTGGGGTTCGAACTGCCCGAGGTCGTGCCACCGGTGGCCAGTTACGTGCCGGCCGTACAGTCCGGGCAGCACGTGTACGTCTCCGGCCAGCTGCCGATCGCCGAGGGCAAGCTGCTCGCGACCGGCAAGGTCGGCGCCGGGATCTCCGCCGAGCAGGCGAAGGATCTGGCCCAGCGGTGCGCGCTCAACGCGCTGGCCGCTGTCGACTCGCTCGTCGGCCTGGAGAACGTCGTCAAGGTCGTCAAGGTGACGGGTTTCGTGGCCTCCGCGCCCGGCTTCACCGGTCAGCCGGCGGTGATCAACGGTGCCTCCGACCTCTTCGGGACCGTCTTCGGCGAGGCTGGCCGCCACGCCCGCAGCGCGGTTGGAGTGGCTGAACTGCCCCTCGACGCCCCGGTGGAGATCGAGCTCATCGTCGAGGTCGCCTGA
- a CDS encoding DUF4177 domain-containing protein, with protein MQKWEYSTVPLLVHATKQILDNWGEDGWELVAVIPGPNPDQLVAYLKRPKA; from the coding sequence ATGCAGAAGTGGGAATACTCCACGGTCCCGCTGCTGGTCCACGCGACCAAGCAGATCCTCGACAACTGGGGCGAGGACGGGTGGGAGCTCGTCGCCGTGATCCCCGGGCCCAATCCGGACCAGCTGGTCGCCTACCTGAAGCGGCCCAAGGCGTGA